From a region of the Lactuca sativa cultivar Salinas chromosome 4, Lsat_Salinas_v11, whole genome shotgun sequence genome:
- the LOC111909884 gene encoding uncharacterized protein LOC111909884 has translation MGDFNVVRCKEERINSEFCSRSANAFNKFIRDCELTDLKMGGQRFTYFRTLGAKLSKLDGFLVCSKFLSAYPQAFCFAMNRDLSDHSPNVLRARCEDFGPPPFKFLNSWLSHDDLDGVIKEACLVFRGYDTPDTILLNKLKYLKLAIRNWRVNAARKENNEIEIWKNRKAELELIVESRLLTEAELEERSNIGVKIDEHARMVIMNLK, from the coding sequence ATGGGGGACTTCAACGTGGTTAGATGCAAAGAAGAAAGAATAAACTCCGAATTCTGTAGTAGGAGTGCAAATGCTTTTAACAAGTTCATCCGCGACTGTGAACTTACAGATTTAAAGATGGGAGGTCAAAGATTCACTTACTTCAGAACTCTGGGAGCAAAACTAAGTAAGTTAGACGGTTTCCTAGTGTGTTCAAAGTTTCTATCTGCTTATCCCCAAGCCTTCTGTTTTGCTATGAATAGAGATCTATCAGACCACTCCCCTAATGTGCTTAGAGCTCGGTGTGAGGATTTTGGTCCTCCTCCGTTCAAGTTTCTTAACTCATGGCTGTCGCATGATGATTTGGATGGGGTCATTAAAGAAGCATGTTTGGTATTTAGGGGTTACGACACCCCTGATACAATTCTCCTGAATAAATTAAAGTATTTAAAGTTGGCCATTAGAAATTGGAGAGTCAATGCAGCACGGAAGGAGaacaatgaaattgaaatatggaAGAATAGGAAGGCTGAACTCGAATTAATTGTGGAATCAAGGCTCCTCACTGAAGCAGAATTGGAAGAAAGATCTAATATTGGTGTCAAGATAGATGAACATGCGAGAATGGTTATTATGAATCTGAAATAA
- the LOC111909885 gene encoding UPF0481 protein At3g47200, with amino-acid sequence MAVDCNEDQHLQSAWLTTIAEELQKAQLDNDVIFARKPCIYKVPRYLRDADKKSYTPSVVSIGPYHFQNRHLHPMERHKWRAFYQTLNRHNHDFKLYLDAIKDLEAKARGSYEGEINLNSNEFVKMMVLDGCFILELFRGVKDGFDTLGYSEGDPVFSICGSLDFIRRDMIKLENQIPLFILDAFIAIQSPGYDTHYLAKMAISFFAPLIPTDEPVDKGADFTHLDPQSHHCLHLFRDNLVSKGLIVTKPAKKLWKRRLSTNVVGKPTTQVTYCVSQLREGGVRFRKGETDKFWDIKYKNSILEIPRILIHDGTKSIFRNLVAFEECHPKCSNEITAYLVFMNNLIDSAEDVTFLRYKGIIEHWLGNDNDVADLFNGLCQEIVADLNCSYLSGLTNEINKCRDNRWSTWKADFRHKYFRNPWALISAIAAVVLLLITVLQAFYGLLSYYKPTS; translated from the coding sequence ATGGCCGTCGATTGTAACGAAGACCAACACCTCCAATCGGCATGGCTAACCACAATCGCAGAGGAGCTTCAGAAAGCACAGCTAGACAACGATGTGATTTTCGCCAGAAAACCATGCATTTACAAAGTCCCAAGGTACTTACGTGATGCCGACAAGAAATCCTACACCCCAAGCGTAGTTTCCATCGGGCCATACCACTTCCAAAACCGCCATCTCCACCCAATGGAACGCCATAAATGGCGTGCCTTTTACCAAACCTTAAATCGCCATAACCATGACTTCAAGCTCTATCTTGACGCCATCAAAGACCTTGAGGCAAAAGCACGTGGCTCCTACGAGGGTGAGATCAATCTCAACAGCAACGAGTTCGTTAAAATGATGGTTCTTGATGGTTGCTTCATCCTCGAGCTATTTAGAGGTGTGAAAGATGGATTTGATACGCTGGGCTACTCAGAAGGCGATCCCGTTTTCTCAATTTGTGGCTCGCTGGATTTTATTCGCAGAGATATGATTAAGCTCGAGAACCAGATTCCTCTATTCATACTTGATGCATTCATAGCCATTCAGAGCCCCGGTTACGACACACACTATTTAGCCAAGATGGCTATCTCATTCTTCGCACCATTGATCCCAACCGATGAACCGGTGGACAAAGGTGCGGACTTTACCCACTTGGATCCACAATCCCATCACTGTCTCCACCTTTTCAGAGACAATCTGGTCAGCAAAGGGTTGATCGTAACAAAACCAGCCAAAAAGTTATGGAAGAGAAGATTGAGTACTAACGTTGTGGGAAAGCCAACCACACAAGTAACATATTGTGTATCGCAACTAAGAGAAGGTGGGGTAAGGTTTAGAAAAGGCGAGACTGATAAGTTTTGGGATATAAAGTACAAGAACTCTATTCTTGAGATACCTCGGATCTTGATTCACGATGGGACTAAATCCATTTTTCGAAACCTTGTAGCTTTTGAGGAGTGTCATCCAAAATGCAGCAACGAGATCACAGCTTACTTGGTCTTCATGAACAACTTGATAGACTCTGCTGAGGACGTGACCTTTCTGCGTTACAAAGGGATAATTGAGCATTGGCTTGGGAACGATAATGATGTTGCTGATCTCTTCAATGGGCTATGTCAAGAGATCGTAGCGGACCTTAACTGCAGTTATCTTTCAGGGTTGACTAATGAGATAAATAAGTGTCGTGACAACCGGTGGAGTACATGGAAAGCGGACTTCAGGCACAAATATTTTCGAAATCCGTGGGCTTTGATCTCCGCGATTGCTGCTGTGGTGTTGTTGCTGATTACGGTTCTACAGGCATTTTATGGCCTTCTTTCGTATTACAAACCGACTTCTTGA
- the LOC111909886 gene encoding uncharacterized protein LOC111909886 produces the protein MNRLDPAHPFNDDNDDDDLYVTMMYQYYMDNVLQPDLAPLLTRRVALNRDREEGHRRLVNDYFAENGVYQPSDFKRRFRLRKNVFQRVANAMEARYEFFQMRYDARGKRGFTGLQKCVAAIKLMAMGESPDSVDDYMRMSERIARESLYLLARGVVETFGDQYLRKPSLHDMQQLYVAHEERHGFPGKAPDAPFTVNGNEYKFGYYLTDGIYPQYSTFVKAFRHPIDPRDKYFKRRQEGARKDVERAFGVLKSKWHIVEHAARPYELDTLRYIMYACIIMHNMVVEDKGRNIATYSPTEPRHVQFQPGTSHRMVDIQDQRKHKQLREDLADYIYVGHEDEDE, from the exons ATGAATCGTCTTGATCCGGCTCATCCGTTCAACGATGATAACGACGATGACGATTTGTACGTGACTATGATGTACCAGTATTATATGGATAACGTACTACAGCCAGATCTAGCTCCACTACTCACGCGACGTGTGGCGTTAAATAGAGATCGTGAGGAAGGGCATAGACGTCTAGTTAACGATTACTTTGCGGAAAATGGTGTCTACCAGCCAAGCGATTTCAAAAGAAGATTTCGTTTGCGAAAAAATGTTTTCCAAAGGGTAGCCAACGCTATGGAAGCAAG GTATGAATTTTTCCAAATGAGATATGATGCTAGAGGCAAACGAGGCTTCACAGGGTTGCAAAAATGTGTAGCTGCAATTAAACTTATGGCAATGGGGGAGTCGCCCGATTCTGTTGACGATTATATGAGAATGTCTGAGAGGATCGCACGAGAAAGTTTGTATTTATTGGCAAGAGGTGTTGTCGAAACCTTCGGTGACCAATACTTGCGCAAACCTTCGTTGCATGATATGCAACAACTATATGTGGCACATGAAGAAAGACATGGTTTTCCGG GAAAAGCCCCGGATGCTCCTTTCACAGTGAATGGAAATGAATATAAGTTTGGGTATTATCTTACAGACGGAATATATCCACAATATTCCACGTTTGTGAAGGCGTTTCGACACCCAATAGATCCAAGAGACAAATATTTCAAGAGACGACAAGAAGGAGCACGTAAGGACGTTGAACGTGCTTTTGGGGTTTTGAAATCAAAATGGCACATAGTTGAACATGCAGCGAGACCTTATGAGTTAGATACTCTACGATatatcatgtatgcatgtatcataatgcataacatggttGTCGAAGATAAAGGACGCAATATTGCAACGTATTCGCCTACGGAACCAAGACATGTGCAATTTCAACCAGGGACATCACATAGAATGGTTGATATTCAAGATCAGCGAAAACACAAGCAACTTCGTGAAGACTTGGCGGATTATATCTATGTTGGTcacgaagatgaagatgaatag